The genomic window tttttaaATTTGTTTGGTTATTTTTGGCGTCTATCCACAGATATTCCCCAGCTTGAAACCAAGACCGTGTCTAGCCCAGCTAGTTCAGCCTGGTAATCAActtgccggccttggcctgcTGGTCTTCACCGTTGAACAGCCTCATCCACACCTTGGGTTGCTCTTCAATAGAAGCATCTATGATTGTCTCGGCATCGCCCAGCTGCAACCTTCCGTCCGCGATGGCCCCCATGAGCTCACCCATGATTGCTGGCACCTTGTCCATGTAGTCCAGCATGATGAAGCCTCGGATGGTGATGCGGCAAGAAATGACCTCGAACCAGTTCTTCAACTTGAGCGGCTCCTCGTTGTTGTACATGGTCACGGCGCCGCACACAGCAACGTGGCCGTGCTTCTTGACCCGAGTCAGCATCAGGTCGAGGATCTCGCCTCCAGTGTTGTCAAAGAACAGGTCAACCTCGTCGGGCGTGGCCTTAATCAGGTCCTCCTTGAAGGTAGGCGAGTTGTAGTTGAGGCACTCGTGTGCACCTAGCGACTTGACAAACTTGCACTTCTCCTCGCTCGACGAGATACCAATCACCTTGCCGGCGCCGAGGATCTTGGCCGCGATCTGAACGGCCATGGTGCCGGTGGcgcctgctgccgccgagaTGACGATTGTCTGCCCCGGCTTGGCCTTGCCAGCATAGTAGAGACCGGTGTAGGCGGCCAGGCCAGAGGCACCAAGGGCACCTAGGTAATGTGTGGGGGAGAGACCGCCGGGCAGCGGGCCCAGGGGCTGGGATTCGTCTGCGTTCAGGATGCAGTGCTCACCCCAGACGCCCAGGTGGAAGTCCATCACCATGTCACCGGCCTTGAACTTGTCCGAAGCGGACTCGACCACCTCAGCGATGACGCCTGACCGCATCGGCGAGCCGAGAGGCACGGTGGGCACATAGAAACGGTCCGCAGCCACAGTCGACTGGATGAAGTTCCTCAGACCAGTGTCGTTGGAGAAGTATTTGACCTTGGCCAGGATCTGTCCAGGCTCCAGGGGAGGGAGCGGCACCTCCTTCAGTTGCCAGGTAGCATCAGGGCCTGACAAGATCGGTTCACCGGCCGGTTTGTTGGTGAGGATCCACtgcttggtggtggtgggcctTGGTGatgccattttttttttgttttttttttggtgttggCAAGCTTCTCCGGCGAGTGGTGCAAGGGGGGTGAAATGCAAGAAATTATGATGATGGTATGAGGTATTCCGTGTTGGGCGAATCGAGATGACAGATCGGCTTGCAACCATGCAAGTTCGTCTTCAGAAAGGAAGCATAAGCGAGGTCTCTTATACTCACCGGCACTCACTCGAGAACCTGTGCGCACTATTCCAATTGCGACACCGTTTCGCCTGATTTTATCCACCCAAGGGCAATGGGTATTGGGTTGAATGCAGACAGGACTCAGGAACAACACAATCTCCCTCGAATTGACCGGTGTGGCAAGGATCTACAGCTAGCCTATTGAGAGTATCCACAACCTGTATACTCTGCCAGGCTCCACATGGTCGACGGAAAACCAGTCGGTCATGTCCAGAAAGGTCCATCTCGGTTGGATTCTCTACGAAAGGTTAAGCGACCGACGCTAGCCCTCACCCAAACCTCCATGATCCATATTATCGTCCAAATATCCTGTGAGAATTTTGCCGCAACGGAGGGGTGCAGTGTGTGTTGGCATGGTACAGCCTACCGTTTGGCCCATAAATCATACGTGGGTAGCACAAGACGGCCCCTTTTGCCCACTGATCCGCTATACAAATCCTTGTTAGCACGTTTCTATCATGATTCGCCTTTGCATCGCCATCTCGGGTTGGCTTACTCGCACCCCAAGGAACTCCATACTGTATGGCTGCCATGAGAGGCTGGCATTCTCGGCTGTCCTTGTCCGAACGTGGCaaactcgttttttttttacctctCTCTCGGTAACCTACTGTACTAACCTTGTAACGTACCCAAACCCTGGGACCAGCCCCTCGCCCATTGACGCAAGCCCAAGACTTCAGACAGCTCCTTACACATATGCTTGGCACTATGATccctgtaatgcagaaaaTCTGGTATGGCTCGCATGGGCAGGGGACCGCACAAAGTCCCATCGACTAGAGAAAGAGGTTAGGTCCCAAATATGCAGGAACGAAGGGGCCTTGGGGGTCTTTCATATCTTTGCCGACGTGAGTAGATGAAGATCAACATCCCAACGGCTCCATGGAGAGTGCGACGGTGAAGACTTTTGCAGGGCAATCATCTCCTGTGTTtgccgcccccccccccccccccccccggaaCATACCGTAAAGTCCATATGCTGGAATCTGGTAGTAAGCCCTGCCCATGCTAGTGTTGAAGATCAGCTATCCAGAAGGATGGGGAACAATAGGGGAGGAGGTGCACGTAGATCCGCCGTGGtcgctacctacctatattAGCGCCCGTCCGCTCTCGCACAGACTGGTGTGGCCAAAAGACACTTTGCCATCCTGCCTACGGAGACCGGTTATACAGTAACATCGAGTTACAGTATCCAGTGCCAGACAAGCCGACAACAGTAGCAACAGCCGCTTCAGGGCCTTCAAACAAGATCGAGCTGCACCTCATGTCTACCACTCCCACAGTGTTCCTGCCCATTCTTGACGTGGTCAAGGACCACCTGGCTGTCAACTCGGTTTTCGTCTTTCTTGTCATCGTCGTTGTTTCACTCAGAGTGGTTGGCCGTTGCATAGGACCCGGTCTCGGTTGGGACGATGCGCTTGTCGTTGCAGCCATGCCGCTAGGCATTGCCATGCATATTTGCAGTGGTTTTTTTGCCCCTATTGGCAATGGGTACAATCTCGCGGAACATCCTCAGCGTAAGTCTTTTACTACCAACaatttggggggggggggggggggtggaAAAAAGAGGCTGTTTACCTTTTTGGGATATGATGAAAGACAAGCAAAGCTGACCATGACGTGAATGATGCTTAGTTATTGCCAATGTTCCCTTTATCCTCCAGCTCACCTTCGGCATGCAACTTGTCTACGTTACGCTTCTCGCTCTTACCAAGGCCAGCATGCTCTGCTTCTTCCTTAGAGTCTTCTCGACACCCTGGATGAAACGAGCATCCATAATCACACTGGCAGTCATTGCAGTTTGGTGGGTTTCCTATGTCTGCGCCTGTATCTTCATCTGCGACCCCGTCAGTGGGCAGTGGACCGGCGTTGGCAAGTGTGGCCAGTATATCACCATGATCCAGTCTCTGATCGCCACCAACGCCATCGGCGACGTGGTAATCATGATGATGCCCATGAAGCAGATCTGGAGTCTCAAGATGCGCAAGACGGACAAGGTCGGTGTGTCGGCTTCGTTCCTCTTGGGCACGGCCTGCGTGGTCATCGCCATCTTCCGCTTGATCTACATCAGCACCGTCGACCTCAACAGCAACGTGACGGGTACCATGTCGACGACGATCCTGCTCTTCACTCTCGAGCCGAATCTGGCCATCCTGTGCATCAGCATCCCCATGCTCAGGCCCTTCTACGTCCTGTACAAGAAACGGGTTGGCAGCAGCCGGCTCACCGAGGACAAGTCTGGATACAACAACGGGCCGAGCGGGAATGGCTACGCCAAGGACGTGTCGAATATCTCCTCCAACGGGATCCCCAGCCGGTCCGCCCACGGCACAGGAGCCCCCACCACCAACTGGGAGCTGGACGATTACAAGACGAACAAAGTGACCGTCACAACGACCGGGGATGGGGCCAGCATCGACAAGCCATCTGTGAGGCCAAGCGGACCCTTGGGCGACATCCGGGTCGATACCGAGTGGCAGGTCAGCCGTGTGTAAGCCATTTTGGGTTATCCTGTGCTGGACAAGAAAAGTTTATTTCGAATTCCCTTTTCTTGTAAGACCGTCGCTCAGACCGGACTTGTGTGTGTGATTACCACCAGCGAATCGGAGATACGGGGATGAGAGAGCATGTGTTAGCATGTTGTGCGTTGACCACGAACAatgacgaagaaaaaaaaacaaaggaaagaaaacaaagcatTGTCAAGTGCTGGACACAGTCGCTACCTAATTATGTATATCTTATTCATGAACATAAAAAAAGTAAACGGTATGATTCGATATGGTTTCAGGAAGAATACTGCTGTGAgataagaaaagaaaaagcaatcTTTAGCCTAGAATAGAACCAATTGTGCGCGCATGACGAGAAACGCCCGGTTGGTATTCGATACACTAGCGTACACTACGTAGATTGCGGCTCTGACGTATACCTAGCTAGGTAAGCTTAGTTGGACTTTTCGGAATAACAGCTCATCAGAAACATATAGTACCTAGTACCTACATCCATCTCCGAGAGTTTCTCGCCCGCGCCATGTTCGGAGAGATATCGAGTGATCTTCCTTTGACCAGGGTTGACCACGATAATAGCAAACAACAACGGATGAAACGGGGGCGCGTGTGCCGGTCCGGTCCAGTTGGGTTGGAAAGAGCTTGGGTCTATTTCTAGATTGTTTTGTTGAAGTTGGGAGATGTCGAAGCAGATGAGGATGAAGCTGTTAATTAACTAATTAAGGTACATGGCTTACTTGGCCGAATCACCCAATGCATGCATACTGACGGGGCTCAAATTGGTAACAGAGCAGAGAGCCCTGAAGGGCGAACTTCAAAACAAAACCCCACTCCGCTCTCATTGCTTGTGCGGTCGAAGAATGGCGTGTGTCAGCGTGTCCGTTCGTTCATTCATTCAACCATTCCTTCCTTTCATTCCCTGCAACTGGCGGCAGGGTAAGGGTCTTACCCCAAACGGGGGTCTATTTTGGGAAATTGAACAAACAGATGATACGACGTACCAAttttcaaacaaaaaaaagccaaggcGTTTGTGCTTTGTTGGGGCAGGGCAGATATTACCacgtaagtaggtaggtagttaggtGTCCACGAAAGGTATGTAGGTGAGTTGGTCAGGTACCTTGGTTGCTTGTTCTCTGGACAGCTGGTGTTCAACTGTTCATGTCTTGCTCTAAGAACTCAAAGAGACGCGCATGTGAAATGAAGCAAATGTCAAGTTAATGCAGGGAAGTATTGGACCGCCATACCCAACTTTTTGCATATCGATCGTGCtgtctaggtaggtaggtatgacATGCCAGGACATGCCAGGGTGGGGACAAAACGAAAGcaagtagaaaaaaaagcatcatCATCAAATCCATTCCATTTCTATTTACAGTAATCCCGGCTTCACAAAGCTGCAGCTTCTGCTACTGCAACGCGACAGCAACGCTACAGACGCACGCACTGGCGCCTCCAGGGCTCGCACTCGACCAGTAAGCATCAAGAGCCGTTGTTGTGTGGGATGGATTGATGAGTTGAAATGCATGGGGCCAAGGGACAGTTGGAGCGCGCTTATTCCCTCCCCGCCCGCCGAGGATGCAATTCATGAGCCGGTTAcctggtacctaggtaggtacctagggtgCTTCGTATGTATCCCCCGAGGAAGACGGGCAAGCGACTCGCTAGCTTTGTCTAGTCTACCTCCATGTAGCTCCTTTCATcaccctaggtacctatctagTTAGGTACTTCTCCCATCTTAAGCAATCGATTTCACctaccgtacctacctaaattACCTACTTGTTTCTGCTATacttccaaaaaaaaaaaaaaaaaaaaaaaaagcggctTGTTGTCTATTCTTACAACCCGTCCTTCCGAGGTGGTGTCTAGGTACTTATTTTGTCACTTACTGATCTCGAAAAGGCTCGTTGCTTTGACCTCAAAATCCATTTTTTGACTGCCATTAATTacatcaacaacaacccgCAAGGGCCAAGCAGCGACTTTTACCGCCAAGCAACCCCAGTCCTAAAGCAAGGGTCGTCCTCCTTTTTTCTCATCTATGGTTGATTGTCTCTCCACTTTTGTCAACCTTCGTCCATCGCATCGGGGGCATCGACTCCTCCACCGCCCACCCTTTCAATCCTACCATTGACTGGGAAAGGCGACCGCGCAAGAGAGGGGTCGAATCGCCAAAACCAAGAAGAAAAGCAAGCGCCTTGAATGCAAGCAACCAGCGCAGCAAAAAGGCCCCCAAATATTCACCACCCCTATCCCTACCAGTAACCGGCCAACCCGATTCACTGGctattacctaggtaccgcACCGGGCCTTCACCTTACCTAGGCCACCTAGTTTTACACTTCAGGTACCGTCTTTTAGGTCTAGGCAATCCGACCACCTTCTTAGCCGCCCAATCCGCGCCACCATTTATTCTCCCTCGACCAGAACTCGATTCCGATTTCTGGCTGCCTACCTCTAAGAGTATATACCAAAGGGGGAAAGCTGTCGATTTTTATCACCAAACGATCAGATGGTCTGCAACCGCAGCATCATTCGGCCAATTCAGAGTACAACGCTAGCTTAATTTCCAGGTTATCTTGGGGCGGGGTCTTTCTTTCTTGATTTtttagtcttttttttttattattgtttttattattatttttatttttttattttttagtATTTTCTTGTCCTCCTTCTCCCTTGTTCCCACCTAGAGAAGCCCCGACTGCCGACCGGAGCGGTTTGCCGAGCACTCTCGCGTGTGCGACAGTCCATGGCAAGGTGATATTTCAGGTAAGCTACCCAAGGTACAATAACCAACCTCGAGCAAACGTTTGCGCGCCTGGCGAGATAGATTCGGGGAGATTTCGAACACGACTGACCTCATCCAGCGCCTGTATTCAACAGCCCCCCtcatcaccatcaccatAAGCAAAGCAATTACAATTCAGACAGAACCAACGGGGCTGTGCGGGGGAAACGGAAACTTGAACGACCCGCGATTGATGGGTCGCGAGTGTTTCCGCACCATCGTCGCATCCATACCAGCGTCGCCCTAAAGATCCTGTACCGAAAATGATGGCTGTCTTGTCTCAAAGTGGCTCGTCCCCAGCAACGTCGCCAGCCCCCATCTCGCCATCGCCCACGTCGAGCCCGACCTCGAACTCGAATCACCCACCCCTGCCCCCACTGATTACATCGCCTCCGTCCAGCGCTGTTGCCGTCGCCCCGCCAGGCCGAAGAACAACTCTCCCGCGACCAATGTCCTACTCTGCGAGGAATAGGCTGTCGCAGTACTCGACGGGGTCCGTCCCGTCGCGGtcgcgaccgccgtcccACATATTTCCAATTTGGCCAAGCAGTCTGCCATACACGTTGGTCAGAGATTTTGCCTACCCGCCTGTCAATCCGCTGCACCATGGACCGCCTCCCGAACTGTCACTGCCGCCAAGTGGCATGACCACACCCGCAAGTGAGCACCAGAGACGCCTGTCAGATCCGCCTGCGAGCTGGGTCTCCCGGGAAAATGGCACCTGGAGCGAAGGTTTCGGCAAGGGTGGTGACCTCGCGCCGATGCACCTTGGCGACGGCCCGCCCTGGAGTGAGGACGAGGATTTACAAAGCCCGGTCGTCAGCTCGCGCCACCGCAAACACCACGGTCACGGCAGGGGCAAGGGTGGCTCACGGGGTGGTGGCGCTGCTGGAACAGGGTTATTGGACCCTACAACCTACGACCGAGAGAGGGGCTACTATATGGGCACGAGCGGCGACGGGAGCGAGAGGTATTATGTCAACCAGGGGGGAGAGGCCAACGGGCCCGGGGGAGAGTACGTTACGTACCCTCCAGACCAGGCGCGCAACTCGGCTCAGGGAGTTTATAATGTCGGGGACCAACAGCCGCGACAGTATGCGGAACACGATGCGGGCTACCGTTACGGGTCTGACGGATCCAGCAGCTCGCCGTCTTCACCGGATCTACGGGGCGAGGACCAGTCAAGGTATTCGCGGGATTACCAATTCACCATTACATCCCCAGACGAGGAGATGCATGGCAAGGCGGTTGCACTCTTTGATTTCGCCCGAGAAAATGAGAATGAGCTGCCACTGCTCGAAGGGCAGATTATATGGGTCAGTTATAGGCACGGCCAGGGTTGGCTGGTTGCTATGGACCCCAAGACTCAGGAGAGCGGGCTCGTGCCGGAGGAGTATGTGCGGTTATTGAGGGATATAGAGGGCGGCATGACGAGTCTGACTGCGGCTACAGAAGAGGGCGCTGCCCCGCCGGCCACAACAACGGGCACTGGAACGGGAAGTCCTAATGATGCAGGTACACCTACTCAGACAGAGCATAAGCCGCAGCAGCGGAACAGCTTTGGGCACACTCCCAGCGCCTCCACGTCCTCAACGTCAGCGAATGGGTACCACCAGCCCATTGTATCAACTTTCAGCACATCCAGCAAAGATTTGGACCCTTACCCTCAACATCTACTGGGGACGCAGGCCGGGCAGACGCCCCCTCAGGTCGTGCATTATCACGGACAACGGGGCGGGAGCCAGGCAAACACGCCGACTTTGAGTTTCCATCATGATGTTGGAATTATCAGACGTGGCAGCATCGACCATACCAGCGGGAAAAGGGTCGATACCAGTGGGGAGAGGCTACCAGGCGCCAGGATGGGTGATTCCTTAGCCGAGCAAAAAGAGGAAAGCAGTGAAGAGAGGAGAGATCGCAAGAGCCGGTGACAACAAGGGAGCGTGGCGCAATACATCTGGAGTCAGGAGTTGCAAAGTTTAAACAAGTTTGAGTGCAGGGTCAAATTCTGATATTTATTGTACTACCACTACCATTTTGTCCCAAAGTTCTGCCATTTCGTTACTTGGTTACTTTTGTCGGGTTTCGGAAAGTTCTGGGGGGAGCGTGCTTTGTGTTTTGCAAGAGTTGGTCGATTGCATATTACCCCGTTGAATTTGGCCAAAACAATttctatttttctttttcttttttattattcTGCGTGTTCCATCTTCTTGTCTTGGTCCCCCAGTCTCTTTCTCTGCTATTACATTTGAACACCACGGGTTATGACTGGCGTGAAGGCTTAGGGAATGGGACATAAGACGGTACGGTGCCACTTGTCCGATCTTAATCAACCATCTAGAACGACTCAATTCTCTGTTGAAAACCCATTGCTCTCTGAGTATTGTTTTTCCACATGAAAGAGAAGGCCATGTCCATAATAAATTGGCAAAAGGACCTCGTGAGGGTACGGCGATGAGACATAGCGCATAAAATGCACTGGTTACCTTTGTGATGTGATTGATGATTTCATCGAAAAGTGTAAAGAGCTGACTAACGTGCAGCTGCCTGTCGTAGAGAAAGCATCCCACGTGATGCGAACATTACATAATTAGTTAGGTACCCACCTGCTTAGGTACCTTCCAATGTATCCCCTCGCCAAAGGCAAATTGCAGCACCGAATAAAAGCCTCCATTTTTGAAACCCACCAGACATCGGCATCAATCTCCTCCTTTCCACAACACCTTTCGCTCCCCTTCCAGCGCGAACTGGTACTGCTCAATGGTAAGTAAATGATAAGGAGCTCTTTGCGGCTGGACAATTGGGTGATGCTATTTTCATGATGAATTCATTTATTGGAGCTGTCTGATATTACTTGATGACAGTAAAACATAATTACGCTTTTTCCAACTGATTGCACATTGCATAGCCTCGCAAAGCCAGCGCACAAGCCTTAGATACAGCCGTGGTTCGATTCTAGGCTTCAGACTTGCTGACAATCGCGTTCATGTGTTGCAGAGCGCCAGATCACGGACCTAATGAGTCCAACTCATAAATCGTATCGCCAGCTAAGCTATTAGCGAAGTTTGGTCGCGTAAAAGCTGTCACCGTCGGTTTTGCGGGTGAAACTCCCGAACCGCACTCATGGAACAGCCGCAAACCGATGCGGTGGGCGGATTAAGCCAGACCAATGCCGCGGTTGAGAAGCCGCGCGACGATGGCTTCAAGCTGAAGTTCTGTACCGTCTGCGCAAGCAACCAGAACAGGTATGGTTAGACCTAACGCCTCTCCATAGCGATAATGTTTGGCTAACACAAGACCCGGTAATAGATCGATGGAAGCTCATCTGCAACTCTCCAAGGCAAACTATCCAGTCATATCATTCGGCACCGGCTCCTTGGTCCGCCTGCCCGGCCCGACGATCACGCAGCCCAACGTCTACAAGTTTAACTCGACTTCGTACGACGCCATGTACAAGGAGCTCGAAGGCAAGGACCGCAGACTGTACACGGCCAACGGGATTCTCAACATGCTGGAGCGGAACCGTAACGTCAAGCGCGGGCCCGAGCGCTGGCAGGACTGGCAGATCGGGATCCCGCGGCTGGAACATGCCAGCGACAGGGGCAGTGAGGGGACCGAGGCTGGGGTTGTGGATATTGTCTTTACTTGTGAGGAGAGATGCTGGGATGCGGTGGTAGAGGACCTGCACGCGCGGGGATCGCCGCTGAACCGGCCAGTTCACGTCATCAACGTCGACATCAAGGATAACCACGAGGAGGCGGCCGTTGGAGGCCAGGGGATATTGGACCTTGCGAACTCCCTGAACAGGGCTGCGGCCGAGGAGAGGGACAAGATTGGCGCGGCTGGATTCGACAGCGGTAGTGCGGCTGCCAGGTCTGGTTTCGACGACAGGGTCGCTGATGTGTTGGCAGAGTGGCAGGAGAGGTGGCCGAATTTGCCTGCCACCTGGACATTGGCGTGGTTTTAAAGCTTGTGCCACAGGACCTGAAAAGCTGCTCGATCCAGACATGATTTGATTTTTCACTAGCAATATGACTTTTGAATGATACCCAATTTCCACTCATATACCTGCCACCGTTG from Pyricularia oryzae 70-15 chromosome 4, whole genome shotgun sequence includes these protein-coding regions:
- a CDS encoding NADP-dependent leukotriene B4 12-hydroxydehydrogenase, with the protein product MVASRSVISIRPTRNTSYHHHNFLHFTPLAPLAGEACQHQKKNKKKMASPRPTTTKQWILTNKPAGEPILSGPDATWQLKEVPLPPLEPGQILAKVKYFSNDTGLRNFIQSTVAADRFYVPTVPLGSPMRSGVIAEVVESASDKFKAGDMVMDFHLGVWGEHCILNADESQPLGPLPGGLSPTHYLGALGASGLAAYTGLYYAGKAKPGQTIVISAAAGATGTMAVQIAAKILGAGKVIGISSSEEKCKFVKSLGAHECLNYNSPTFKEDLIKATPDEVDLFFDNTGGEILDLMLTRVKKHGHVAVCGAVTMYNNEEPLKLKNWFEVISCRITIRGFIMLDYMDKVPAIMGELMGAIADGRLQLGDAETIIDASIEEQPKVWMRLFNGEDQQAKAGKLITRLN
- a CDS encoding SH3 domain-containing protein: MMAVLSQSGSSPATSPAPISPSPTSSPTSNSNHPPLPPLITSPPSSAVAVAPPGRRTTLPRPMSYSARNRLSQYSTGSVPSRSRPPSHIFPIWPSSLPYTLVRDFAYPPVNPLHHGPPPELSLPPSGMTTPASEHQRRLSDPPASWVSRENGTWSEGFGKGGDLAPMHLGDGPPWSEDEDLQSPVVSSRHRKHHGHGRGKGGSRGGGAAGTGLLDPTTYDRERGYYMGTSGDGSERYYVNQGGEANGPGGEYVTYPPDQARNSAQGVYNVGDQQPRQYAEHDAGYRYGSDGSSSSPSSPDLRGEDQSRYSRDYQFTITSPDEEMHGKAVALFDFARENENELPLLEGQIIWVSYRHGQGWLVAMDPKTQESGLVPEEYVRLLRDIEGGMTSLTAATEEGAAPPATTTGTGTGSPNDAGTPTQTEHKPQQRNSFGHTPSASTSSTSANGYHQPIVSTFSTSSKDLDPYPQHLLGTQAGQTPPQVVHYHGQRGGSQANTPTLSFHHDVGIIRRGSIDHTSGKRVDTSGERLPGARMGDSLAEQKEESSEERRDRKSR
- a CDS encoding RNA polymerase II subunit A domain phosphatase SSU72 — protein: MEQPQTDAVGGLSQTNAAVEKPRDDGFKLKFCTVCASNQNRSMEAHLQLSKANYPVISFGTGSLVRLPGPTITQPNVYKFNSTSYDAMYKELEGKDRRLYTANGILNMLERNRNVKRGPERWQDWQIGIPRLEHASDRGSEGTEAGVVDIVFTCEERCWDAVVEDLHARGSPLNRPVHVINVDIKDNHEEAAVGGQGILDLANSLNRAAAEERDKIGAAGFDSGSAAARSGFDDRVADVLAEWQERWPNLPATWTLAWF